A window of Bacillus sp. DX3.1 genomic DNA:
AGTATAAAATTCTCCAATTAGAATAACGAGGGTGACATAGTATTTTTCAAATGGGTTGTACTATTTGTAAATCTGATAAGACGACCTACATGAGTGTATTCAAGGAGATGAATCCCAGTATGATCAGTGTGGAACCATATATCATGAACTGTAGGTAATTGAAGAAAGCTCTCAACAATTTTTGTAATCATCCCTCCATGTGAAATAATAACAATTCGTTTATATTGTTTACTGTTTTCTTTAATGAAAGATACGATTTGTTCACCGTGTAGCCTAAATTCTAGTTTACTCTCACCATTGTTCATTTCTCGCAGTTCGTCCAAGTATTTCACTGGACAACTGACAGTATCAGCTACAACTTCGGCAGCTTGCTTGCACGCAACAATGTACTCGACCAAATAAATTCTGGAAGAAACTCTTCTGATACGTGATTAGACGTTTTTTCAACTTGTTCAAGCCCTTTACTGGTTAGTGGTAAATCCGTAGAACCTTTATATCCCTCTTCTAAAAAGTCATCTCAAGATTCTCCATGATGAATTAATAAAATTTGCATCTATTTCACCTCATCTATAATTTGATTTGCTCTTTTTTATATTAAACAGGGCGCAAAAAAATCCTCTTAAGTTTATTTTTTTAAACTATATAAATCCATTTTGATTTTTCGACATATAAGTCGCGGCTATGGATAACAACAGGTGACCTGCACTCGTTTTCTTTCTCTGTTTTCACTTGGCATGGGGCAGGAAAAGGATCTGACCGCTTCTATGCATGGCCGGATGCTCTCTCCCGCCTAAAAAGAAGGGCTTTATGTCGTTTTTTTAATTTGGATTTATATATATGTTCTATTCATGTGAGGTTTACATAACCCGACTTCTTGTTCTATCCGTTCATTTTTCTTCATAAAGGTCAATACTCTTAGAACCTGGTCCATAAAACACAAGAACGTTACCATAAGTCACTCCACAAACTGTAAAGTCATTCTAAATCAGAATTAATGAACCTTA
This region includes:
- a CDS encoding histidine phosphatase family protein, whose amino-acid sequence is MVEYIVACKQAAEVVADTVSCPVKYLDELREMNNGESKLEFRLHGEQIVSFIKENSKQYKRIVIISHGGMITKIVESFLQLPTVHDIWFHTDHTGIHLLEYTHVGRLIRFTNSTTHLKNTMSPSLF